The Treponema sp. J25 genomic interval TAATGGGCGGTCCTGGCGTTCTTGCGATTTTTTATGAAGGCCCTCCCTAAGGGACTCATCTGCCCCCGTATTCATCCCTTGACCCCCACCGCCGCTCTGTGGTACCACAATAACCACCCATGAACTACACGGATCCCACACGGCTGGGCATTATTGCCTGCCCCGGCGGAGAACATTTTGCCAACGAAGTGATAGGTCATCTGCGACGCCTGTACCGCCGGCGTTTCGAAAATAAGACCCAGGTTCTTTCTAAACGGTATTCCCTGGATACGGAACAGGTTATTCGAAAAATCAACTTTGCCAGTGATATTGCGGTTTCCACCACCAACACCCCCCGGGATGTGCTTACCTACCGCATCCCCCATTTTAAGATCCCTGCCCGGTTTACCTATTTCCCCAACGGGGAACTAAAAACGGAGATCCTTGAATCGATTCGAGGTAAAGACGTCTACGTTTTTCAGGATGTGGAAAACCATTATCCGCTGCCGTTTAATGAGGGAAAGAATCTTAAGGTCCTTTCGGTGAATGACCATATCATGAACCTCTTTGTCACGGTGGATGCGGTAAAGCAGGCGGGAGCCGAGCGGGTAACCCTGGTATTGCCGGTATACCCCTATTCCCGGCAGCACAAGAAGAAAGGGCGGGAAGGCCTTACGGCAAGCCGTATCGGAAAGATGCTTGAGGCCATGGGGGTGGACCGCATCATTACCCTGGATATCCATTCCCGGGAAATTGAAAACGCCTTTAACTTCCTGCGGCTCGAAAATCTCCACGCCAGCTACCAGATTATCCGGAAGCTTTCCCAGATTACGGATATTCACAGTGAAAATTTTGTGGTGGTCTCGCCGGATACGGGGGCGGTGGATCGAAACAAATTTTACGCCACCAGTTTGAAAAAACCCCTGGCCCTTCTGTACAAGGAGCGGGATTATAGCCGGGTTACCCAGAATGCCCTGGACAACAACATCGCAGAAATTAAGCTGCTCGGAAACGTGAAAGATAAAACCGTCTTTATGGCCGATGACATGCTGGGAACGGGGGGTACCCTTCTTAAGGCGATGAAATTCCTTAAAGAGCAGGGAGCCCGGGAAGTCATAGCAGCAATCAGTCTTCCCTTCTTTTCAGGGGATGCGATCCAGCATTTTGACGAAGCCTACCGACAGGGCTGGTTCTATCGGGTGATCGGCACCAACGCGGTGTACCACGAGGAACTCCTGAAACACGAGTGGTACGTCAGCGTGAATATTTCCAGCCTTTTTGCCCAGACCATTTCCCGTCTGCATCACGGTCGATCCTTAAGTTCTATCCTTGATAACCGGGAGATAATAGAAAAACTTATCAGCCAGGGATAGCCTATGCAGGGCCAGGGTGCGTTTCTCTGCGTCGATATTGGCACGTCAAGCCTTAAAGCGGCCTATATAGGCACGGATGGAACGGTGCTGGCCTTTTCCCGTCAACGCTACCCTTCCCATCGCGTGATGGAGGGGACGGTCCTGGCTTCTGATTGGGAAGATGCCTTTGTTCGGGCCTGTCACGAACTGGCCGAACAAATATCTTTTCTTCCCACAGTCCGGGGAATTGCCATTTCCGGCAATGGGCCTACCCTTGTCCCTATCACCCCAGAAGGCCGGGCCCTGGCCCCCCTCCATTGGCATCAAGGGAAGAAAAAAGAGGAAAAGTGCCCCGCCCCCGGTACCCCTATTTCGGCCGTCAAGGGCAAGAGGGTAAGGGCTTCCGCTGCTGAAAATACGGGCGCTGAAAATACGAGCCCTTCCGCCCCTCCCCGGTCGTCGGCCCCAACGGAAAGTGGGGGAACCTCACGTATGGAGCGGGACTCCTCTTACAAAGCCATGTCGGTGCTCCCAGCGGAAAGTGGGGGACCTTCCCTGTTCTTGCCCTCGGTGCTCCGGTTTTCCCGGGAACGACCTGAGGATTTTGCGTCGCTGGCCTTTTTCCTTTCGCCCCAGGAGTATCTCCTGTGGCGCCTGGGGGCTGACCCGGTTACGGCCATCCCCAACGAACGGTATATCCCCTATTACTGGGATGGTCCCCAATTAGAAGGGGCTGGCCTTCCTGCCCGCCTTTTTCCGCCCTTTGTCATCATGGGAACCATTGTGGGCCACCTTTCTGAAAAAGCCGCGGGCCCCTGTCTTCTTCCGGCAGGAATTCCCCTTATTGTCGGCGGGCCTGACTTTATCATGGCCCTCCTTGGTGTGGGGGTGCTCGAGGAAGGCATGGTCTGTGATCGGTCCGGCACCTCGGAAGGGATCAACCTCTGCACTGCCCGCCCCATCCACAGTAGTTCCCTCCGCCTGCTTCCCCATGTAAGGGGCGACAAATGGAACCTGGCGGCCCTGCTTCCCTCTACGGGACGCCTTTTTGAGTGGTTCCGGGAAATTACGGGACAGCACGAACGGGACTACCAGGAGATGATGCGGGAAATTCTGGAAACACCGGCACCGAAAAGCTTCTTTTTCCCCGAGATCCACGGAGAGGGCTCCCTCTGTCTTCCCAGTGCTATCATTTCCACCGCGGGACTAACGAGCCGGGCCGAACTGGGCTATGCGGTGCTGGAGGCGATTGGCTTTATGGTTCGCCGGGGTATCGAACTTTTGGAGGTCCAGCACCTTCGCCTTGAATCGATGCGGCTTTCCGGGGGGCAGGCAAAGAATCCCCTCTGGAACCAGATGAAGGCCAACATCACTGGCCGCTACCTGGTGGTTCCCGCCATAGAAGATGGGGAACTCGCGGGAAACGCCTGTCTTGCCCTCCTGGCAAGCGGGGAAGCGGCAAGCCTGGAAGAGGCGGTAGAACGGATGGTACAGATCCGCCGGGTATATGAACCGGTCCAATCCGAATATGCCCGTTTTTCAGAACGATATGAAACATACCGTCATTTGCAGTCTAAAATGGAGCAGTTTTTTCAATGACCCCCTATCGCTTTCCCCGGCCTTCAATTCGGGCCCTTATCTTTGATATGGATAACACCCTGTATACCCACAGGGCCTACGAACAGCACCAGATCGAGGTGCAAATCGAAGAAGCCGCCCGGTATCTGGGAAAATCCCTCGAGGTTTTTAGAAAGGAACTTCAGCGCTTTCAAGCTGACTGGTCGGCCCAACATGGGGGCAAAAAAATAAGCCTTGCCAACAGTCTCCAGGCTCTCGGGGTTCCTTTCTCTCAAATTATTCGGTTCAGGGCAGAATGTATCCAGCCAGAGGCGTTTTTGCAGGAAGATCCTGAGCTTAGGGCAACCTTTGCCCGCTTAGCCCCTTCGTATAAGCTTGCGGTGGTTACCAACAACCCGGAAACCATTGCCCGCCGGACCCTTTCAATCTTAGGGGTGGCCCCCTATGTGGTTTCCATTGTAGGGATCGATCGGGCGGGAGTCTCCAAACCCCACGAACGGCCCCTGCACCTTGTGCTGGAAGATATACGGGTCCAGCCCCAGGACTGTGTGGCGGTGGGGGACCGCTTCGATATCGATATTGCCCTGCCCCTCGAGATGGGTATGGGGGGTATCCTGGTGCAGGGGGTAGAGGATGTGTACCAACTGCCTTCTTTTTTTCTTCCCCTGGACAATTTTACCATTTCGTAGGATTCTTGGAATATGAAAGACCCTTTGCATGAATTTGCCGCCGATCTTGCCTATGTTTGCACCCGTCTCCCCCTGTTCCCGGAGCGTCCTCTATACTGGACGGTTATTGCCAACCCCAAGGCCGGGGGCTTTACCATTGGTTCCCGCTGGCGGGAGCACCAGCGGGCATTAAAAGAATATTGCAAGGAACTGACTTCCTGGCCAGTCCGGCCAGTCCCCGCGGGCCCTTCCCGTACCGCCCAGGAAGCCGATACCGGTGATGGCTCCCTCGGCGCCCTGGGCCTGGTCCCCACCACCGAGGCAAAACACGCCTGTCGAATAGTGAACGCCCTTCTGGACGAAGCGGCCGCCGTCATTGCCGCGTCCCAGGACCGGCAGGAAACGCCGCCCTTCTTTTTGATTCTTACCGCCGGCGGAGACGGAACAAGTCTTGAAGCCCTTACCTCCCTGTTTTATGGACCGCCCCAGGTGGTTCAACACATGGCCATTGTACGGCTCCCCATGGGCACCGGCAACGATGGGGCCGAAGCACCGACCATGGCCGCCACCCTGGCCCACCTCGTAAATGCCCGAGAACGGGTCTTTGAGCGGGCTGTAACGATGTACCTTTCTTCGTCAAAGGGGCCCTTTGTGGCCTTTAATATCCTTTCGGTGGGCCTTGACGCCTTTGTTACCCACATGACCAATAAGATGAAGGGGCACCTCCCGGGGGATTCATATAAATTCTGGGTTGATGTGGCGACCCTCTTTTATGAATGCTGGTATCCGGTTCGTCCTATGAGGATCGAAGTGTTGCCCGACCGGATCGGGGTTCCCCCGCAAGGAAGCGCTGCCGCGAAGGGGCTCTCCGCTGATGGCGAGGTTCCCACAGTGCTGGAAGGGCTCTTTTTTCTTGCGGCCCTCGGGGTAAGTGGAGGGCGCACCTATGGGGGTGGCATTCCAATCCTGCCGGATGAACGGAATTTCCTTGCCATCGAACAGATGGGGCTTTTAAAAAAGCTCAAGCTGAAGGGGCTCTTTACCACCGGTCAGCACGGGAATCGGCCGGAGGCCCACTTCTTTACCACCGAAGGGGTGCGCATTTATTACAACGCCCCTATCCTTGCCCAGATGGATGGGGAATCGGTGCTCCTCGAGCCGGGGGACTTCCCCATCACCCTGGAACTCAGCCCGCCCCGTATCCCGGTGCTTACAGCCTAGGGCGGTTGGGATGTCGGACCGTGGTCCCCCGTTCCCTTAAGAGCGGCCCCCTTGTC includes:
- a CDS encoding diacylglycerol kinase family protein; this translates as MKDPLHEFAADLAYVCTRLPLFPERPLYWTVIANPKAGGFTIGSRWREHQRALKEYCKELTSWPVRPVPAGPSRTAQEADTGDGSLGALGLVPTTEAKHACRIVNALLDEAAAVIAASQDRQETPPFFLILTAGGDGTSLEALTSLFYGPPQVVQHMAIVRLPMGTGNDGAEAPTMAATLAHLVNARERVFERAVTMYLSSSKGPFVAFNILSVGLDAFVTHMTNKMKGHLPGDSYKFWVDVATLFYECWYPVRPMRIEVLPDRIGVPPQGSAAAKGLSADGEVPTVLEGLFFLAALGVSGGRTYGGGIPILPDERNFLAIEQMGLLKKLKLKGLFTTGQHGNRPEAHFFTTEGVRIYYNAPILAQMDGESVLLEPGDFPITLELSPPRIPVLTA
- a CDS encoding HAD family hydrolase, whose protein sequence is MTPYRFPRPSIRALIFDMDNTLYTHRAYEQHQIEVQIEEAARYLGKSLEVFRKELQRFQADWSAQHGGKKISLANSLQALGVPFSQIIRFRAECIQPEAFLQEDPELRATFARLAPSYKLAVVTNNPETIARRTLSILGVAPYVVSIVGIDRAGVSKPHERPLHLVLEDIRVQPQDCVAVGDRFDIDIALPLEMGMGGILVQGVEDVYQLPSFFLPLDNFTIS
- the prs gene encoding ribose-phosphate diphosphokinase, which codes for MNYTDPTRLGIIACPGGEHFANEVIGHLRRLYRRRFENKTQVLSKRYSLDTEQVIRKINFASDIAVSTTNTPRDVLTYRIPHFKIPARFTYFPNGELKTEILESIRGKDVYVFQDVENHYPLPFNEGKNLKVLSVNDHIMNLFVTVDAVKQAGAERVTLVLPVYPYSRQHKKKGREGLTASRIGKMLEAMGVDRIITLDIHSREIENAFNFLRLENLHASYQIIRKLSQITDIHSENFVVVSPDTGAVDRNKFYATSLKKPLALLYKERDYSRVTQNALDNNIAEIKLLGNVKDKTVFMADDMLGTGGTLLKAMKFLKEQGAREVIAAISLPFFSGDAIQHFDEAYRQGWFYRVIGTNAVYHEELLKHEWYVSVNISSLFAQTISRLHHGRSLSSILDNREIIEKLISQG
- a CDS encoding FGGY-family carbohydrate kinase, whose amino-acid sequence is MQGQGAFLCVDIGTSSLKAAYIGTDGTVLAFSRQRYPSHRVMEGTVLASDWEDAFVRACHELAEQISFLPTVRGIAISGNGPTLVPITPEGRALAPLHWHQGKKKEEKCPAPGTPISAVKGKRVRASAAENTGAENTSPSAPPRSSAPTESGGTSRMERDSSYKAMSVLPAESGGPSLFLPSVLRFSRERPEDFASLAFFLSPQEYLLWRLGADPVTAIPNERYIPYYWDGPQLEGAGLPARLFPPFVIMGTIVGHLSEKAAGPCLLPAGIPLIVGGPDFIMALLGVGVLEEGMVCDRSGTSEGINLCTARPIHSSSLRLLPHVRGDKWNLAALLPSTGRLFEWFREITGQHERDYQEMMREILETPAPKSFFFPEIHGEGSLCLPSAIISTAGLTSRAELGYAVLEAIGFMVRRGIELLEVQHLRLESMRLSGGQAKNPLWNQMKANITGRYLVVPAIEDGELAGNACLALLASGEAASLEEAVERMVQIRRVYEPVQSEYARFSERYETYRHLQSKMEQFFQ